The Paenibacillus mucilaginosus 3016 genome includes the window GAACCAGCTCCTGCAGACGGTGGGGAGCATCGGACTCGCCCGGCTGCTGAATGATCCGGTGGCGTTCGGGGAAGTGAATCTGCTCCTGCAGATTTTTGGAATGGTCACGCTGTTTCTGAATGTGGGGTTCAACTCGGCCCTGGTGTATGCTTTCTCAACGCATAAGGAAGAAGCCCTGCACGTGAAATTCCGGCACGCGGTTGCCGGCAGCGTGTTTTTTGCCGTCTTGACGGGCCTGGTTCTGGTTCTGCTGGCGCCGGTGCTGGCAGGAGCCTACGGCATTCCGAAGCTGCAGGGGGCGCTGGTCATCAGCGCGGCGACCCTCCTCTTCCAATCGGTCGTGAACATCGGCGTAGCCTCGTTCTCCGGCTCCCGCGAGTTCCGGACCCAGGCGTTCTTCATGGTCGTCATGACGGTCTTCTCAACAGCCGGCATGGTCGTGGGCGTTCTGCTGCCGGTCGGCGGGTATCTGTGGGGCGTCGCCCTGTGGAGCTGCATCGGGTCAGCCTGTACGGCGGCCTATGTCAGCTGGCGGGCGCACCGGGTGCACCGCCCGAAGTGGCGGGGCCCGCTGTCCGCCCGGCAGCTGCGCGAAATGCTGCAGTACGGGGTGCCGATGTGGGCCGGCAATATCGCCAAGGCATTCCAGCAGCCGTTCCTTGTCATGATGATCGGCTCGATCTCCGTCATCGCCGTCGGCGAGCTGGCGAACGCATCGCGGATCACGGGCTTCGTGGGCATCATCACATGGGCGTTCATGATCGTGACGCTGCCGTTCGTCGCCGACAGCATCCGCGACCCCGAGGAAAGCCGGCGCCGGGGCACGCTGTGCATCCGCTACAACAATCTGGCGCTCTATCCGCTGACCGCGGCGATCTGCCTGTTCCCGGACGAGCTTAACTCGTTACTTTTCGGGTCGGGGTATACGACCCAGGATTCGGGCACGTACATCCGTCTGCTGGCGCTCGGGGTGTTCTTCTCCTCCGTCGGCCGGCTCGGCGGCAACATCCTCGCGGGTGTCGGGAAGACGAAGGCGAACTTCTGGGTGATGATCGTCGCCGGCGTGCCGGTCATCGCTCTGGTGCCGCTGCTCGTCGGCGTCCACCCCGTATGGGCCGTCTGGATCTATACCGGCAGCTGGGCGGCCTCGGCGGCAGCCATGAT containing:
- a CDS encoding oligosaccharide flippase family protein, with translation MSEPGMPPSGSQRFLIRSVSIVVLGLFVNQLLQTVGSIGLARLLNDPVAFGEVNLLLQIFGMVTLFLNVGFNSALVYAFSTHKEEALHVKFRHAVAGSVFFAVLTGLVLVLLAPVLAGAYGIPKLQGALVISAATLLFQSVVNIGVASFSGSREFRTQAFFMVVMTVFSTAGMVVGVLLPVGGYLWGVALWSCIGSACTAAYVSWRAHRVHRPKWRGPLSARQLREMLQYGVPMWAGNIAKAFQQPFLVMMIGSISVIAVGELANASRITGFVGIITWAFMIVTLPFVADSIRDPEESRRRGTLCIRYNNLALYPLTAAICLFPDELNSLLFGSGYTTQDSGTYIRLLALGVFFSSVGRLGGNILAGVGKTKANFWVMIVAGVPVIALVPLLVGVHPVWAVWIYTGSWAASAAAMIGFFHREGFALDWWRAYGQPLIPTLAMCLFIGLGRLAGAWFPVFAALGVAGLILLTLRMETKGLSLGRVRITR